CTCGGCGTCTCGCGGGCGGCGGTGTGGAAGGCGGTCGAAACGCTCCGCGGGGAGGGGTTCGCCGTCGAGTCGACGCCGGAGGGCTACGTCGCCCCCACGGACCCCGCATACTGCGCGGCCGGGATCGAGTTCGGGATCGACGCGCCGTACTCGGTCGAGTACCACGACAGCCTCCCGTCGACGAACGACCGCGCCCGCGAGCTGGCGAGCGAGGGCGCCGCCGACGTCGCCGTCGTCGCCGACGAGCAGACCGGCGGTCGGGGGCGGCTGGACCGCGAGTGGGTCGCCCCGAGCGGCGGCGTCTGGCTCTCGCTCGTCACGCGGCCGACGGTCCCGCCCGCACGCGCGCCGCTTTTCACCCTCGCCGCGGCGGTCGCGACGGTCGACGCCTGCAGCGACGTCAGCGTCGACGCGCACATCAAGTGGCCGAACGACGTGCTCGTCGGGGGCGACGAGGGAACCGAGAAAGGGGACGGGGACGCGGTCGAGCGCCCCGGACGCGGCGGTCGCAAGCTCGCCGGGGTCCTCACCGAGATGGAGGGCGAGGCGGACCGAGTGTCGTGGCTCGTCGTCGGTGTCGGCGTCAACGCGAATCTCGACCCCGAGGTGCTCCCCGCCGACGCGACCTCGCTGCGCGCCGAGGCCGGCGGCGACGTCGACCGGCGGCGCTTCGCGGCGACGCTGCTCGAACGGTTCGCGGCGCTCGCGGAGACCGCGGACCGCTCCGACCGGATCCTCGCGGCGTGGCGCGACCGGGCGAGCACGCTCGGGCGGCGCGTCCGGGTGGAGACTCCGACGGGGGCCGTCGAGGGGACCGCGGTCGACGTGGAGTCGCCGGGCGCGCTCGTGATCGACACCGACGACGGGACGCAGCGCGTCCACGCCGGGGACTGCGAGCACCTCCGCGACGCCGACGGCTGACCGCGGCGGGACGCCGGGACCGACGCGCTCCGTCTACCTCACGTCCGGCCGGTCGCCTCCGACTCGGCGTCGTCGGTCGGCCCGTCGGTCGGCCCGTCGCTCGCGGTCGCGTCCTCGCCGGCGGCCTCCGCGACGCTCGGCTCCGCCGGCACGTCGCCGTCGATCCGGACCGTTAGGACCGGGACGGCGGACCCGCGTACGACCTTCTCGGCCACGCTCCCGAGCAGGAGCCGATCGATCCCGCCGCGGCCGTGGGTCCCCATCACGACGAGGTCGCAGCCGTTGCCCTCGGCGTACCGGATGATCTCGCGGCTGGGCGACCCCTCGACGACCGCCGTCTCCACGTCGACGCCGGTCCCGTCGGACAGCTCCTCGACCGCGTCCACGGCCTCGTCGGCGTCGCCTCGGAGGAGGTCGCCGACCCCCTCCCACGACGCCTCCATCGGCATGCCCGCGTACCTCGCCGCGTCGACCACGTGGATCGCGTGGACGGCGGCGCCGTGGACCGCGGCGAGGTCCAACGCGTGCGCGACCGCGCGCTCCCCCTCGGCCGAGCCGTCGGTCGGGACCAGGATCCGGTCGTAAAGTGACATCTGTTCACATATAGCATGAACCTGCGATCGCATAACTCTTTGCAGGCTTTGCCGGTTCTTTGCGGCGGTTCGGCTCCTCGCCGGCCCGTCGCTGGACCATGGCACGCGTTTAAGCTCCCGGACGACGATATACCACTA
Above is a window of Halorubrum depositum DNA encoding:
- a CDS encoding biotin--[acetyl-CoA-carboxylase] ligase → MDTRRALLDALADAPVSGPALAAELGVSRAAVWKAVETLRGEGFAVESTPEGYVAPTDPAYCAAGIEFGIDAPYSVEYHDSLPSTNDRARELASEGAADVAVVADEQTGGRGRLDREWVAPSGGVWLSLVTRPTVPPARAPLFTLAAAVATVDACSDVSVDAHIKWPNDVLVGGDEGTEKGDGDAVERPGRGGRKLAGVLTEMEGEADRVSWLVVGVGVNANLDPEVLPADATSLRAEAGGDVDRRRFAATLLERFAALAETADRSDRILAAWRDRASTLGRRVRVETPTGAVEGTAVDVESPGALVIDTDDGTQRVHAGDCEHLRDADG
- a CDS encoding universal stress protein, translated to MSLYDRILVPTDGSAEGERAVAHALDLAAVHGAAVHAIHVVDAARYAGMPMEASWEGVGDLLRGDADEAVDAVEELSDGTGVDVETAVVEGSPSREIIRYAEGNGCDLVVMGTHGRGGIDRLLLGSVAEKVVRGSAVPVLTVRIDGDVPAEPSVAEAAGEDATASDGPTDGPTDDAESEATGRT